A part of Capsicum annuum cultivar UCD-10X-F1 chromosome 6, UCD10Xv1.1, whole genome shotgun sequence genomic DNA contains:
- the LOC107876102 gene encoding cytochrome P450 94A2-like isoform X2 has protein sequence MMLDLEFSTSLLLFLIPFIFLFFINLFQSNSTKIPKSYPIIGSYFSILANKKRRIQWTSDVIQSTSNLTFTLIRPFGFRQIFTANPSNVQHILKTHFHIYQKGDIFKTNMADFLGDGIFNVDGDIWKYQRQVASHEFNTRSLRKFVETVVVSELIERLIPLLVTAAEEKKVLDFQDVLKRFAFDNICKIAFGYDPAYLLPSLPQAKFAVAFEDSVRFSSERFNAIFPFLWKFKRKFNIGSEKKFRIAVDEVRQFAKQLVKEKQRELNEKSSLDSIDLLSRFLSVGYKDEEFITDIVISFILAGRDTTSAVLTWFFWLLSEHPEVENDILNEIKAKSESPAYDEVKDMMYTHASLCESMRFYPPVPMDTKAATEDNVLPDGTFVKKGTRVTYHPYAMGRVEKIWGKDWANFRPERWLDKDEATGNWTFVAKDMYTYPVFQAGPRICLGKEMAFLQMKRVVAGVLRRFKVIPMAEKGVEPVFVSYITAKMEGGFPVTVEERKHTDS, from the exons ATGATGTTAGATTTGGAGTTTTCTACTTCTTTACTCCTTTTCCTCATTCCTTTCATCTTCCTCTTCTTCATCAATCTTTTCCAATCCAACTCAACCAAAATCCCAAAATCTTATCCCATTATTGGTTCCTATTTCTCAATCTTAGCAAACAAAAAACGTAGAATTCAATGGACTTCCGATGTCATTCAATCCACGTCTAATCTTACTTTCACTCTCATTCGCCCATTCGGTTTTCGCCAAATATTCACGGCTAATCCATCCAATGTTCAACACATCCTCAAAACTCATTTTCATATTTACCAAAAAGGTgatatatttaaaactaatatGGCTGATTTTCTTGGCGATGGTAT TTTCAACGTGGATGGTGATATTTGGAAGTACCAAAGACAAGTTGCTAGCCATGAATTCAACACTAGATCTCTACGTAAATTCGTTGAAACTGTTGTTGTTTCAGAACTAATCGAACGGCTGATTCCACTTCTAGTTACTGCTGCTGAAGAAAAAAAAGTTCTTGATTTTCAAGATGTGTTAAAAAGGTTTGCTTTTGATAACATCTGTAAAATTGCTTTTGGTTATGATCCTGCTTATCTGTTACCATCTCTCCCTCAAGCGAAATTCGCAGTTGCTTTCGAAGACTCTGTTAGATTCAGCAGTGAAAGATTCAATGCTATTTTCCCCTTTCTCTGGAAATTTAAGCGAAAGTTCAATATTGGAAGTGAGAAGAAATTCAGAATTGCTGTGGATGAAGTTCGTCAATTTGCAAAACAACTcgttaaagaaaaacaaagagaacTCAACGAAAAATCATCGTTGGATTCAATTGATCTGTTATCAAGATTCTTGAGCGTTGGCTATAAGGACGAGGAATTTATCACAGATATTGTTATAAGTTTTATATTAGCTGGCCGGGACACAACTTCAGCTGTTTTAACATGGTTCTTTTGGTTGCTTTCCGAACATCCAGAAGTAGAAAATGATATCTTGAATGAAATTAAAGCGAAATCCGAAAGTCCAGCGTATGATGAAGTGAAAGATATGATGTACACACATGCTTCACTTTGTGAAAGCATGCGATTTTATCCGCCAGTTCCGATGGATACTAAAGCAGCTACAGAGGACAACGTTTTACCAGATGGCACATTTGTTAAAAAAGGGACAAGGGTAACTTACCACCCCTATGCAATGGGAAGAGTAGAGAAAATATGGGGAAAAGATTGGGCAAATTTCAGACCAGAAAGGTGGTTAGATAAGGATGAAGCGACGGGAAATTGGACATTTGTGGCTAAGGACATGTATACATATCCCGTGTTTCAGGCAGGGCCAAGAATATGTTTAGGAAAAGAAATGGCATTTTTGCAAATGAAGAGGGTGGTGGCTGGTGTTTTACGTCGGTTCAAGGTGATTCCGATGGCGGAAAAAGGGGTGGAACCGGTGTTTGTTTCATACATAACTGCAAAAATGGAAGGTGGTTTCCCTGTGACAGTTGAAGAAAGGAAGCACACAGATTCTTGA
- the LOC107876102 gene encoding cytochrome P450 94A2-like isoform X1 translates to MMLDLEFSTSLLLFLIPFIFLFFINLFQSNSTKIPKSYPIIGSYFSILANKKRRIQWTSDVIQSTSNLTFTLIRPFGFRQIFTANPSNVQHILKTHFHIYQKGDIFKTNMADFLGDGIFNVDGDIWKYQRQVASHEFNTRSLRKFVETVVVSELIERLIPLLVTAAEEKKVLDFQDVLKRFAFDNICKIAFGYDPAYLLPSLPQAKFAVAFEDSVRFSSERFNAIFPFLWKFKRKFNIGSEKKFRIAVDEVRQFAKQLVKEKQRELNEKSSLDSIDLLSRFLSVGYKDEEFITDIVISFILAGRDTTSAVLTWFFWLLSEHPEVENDILNEIKAKSESPAYDEVKDMMYTHASLCESMRFYPPVPMDTKAATEDNVLPDGTFVKKGTRVTYHPYAMGRVEKIWGKDWANFRPERWLDKDEATGNWTFVAKDMYTYPVFQAGPRICLGKEMAFLQMKRVVAGVLRRFKVIPMAEKGVEPVFVSYITAKMEGGFPVTVEERKHTDS, encoded by the exons ATGATGTTAGATTTGGAGTTTTCTACTTCTTTACTCCTTTTCCTCATTCCTTTCATCTTCCTCTTCTTCATCAATCTTTTCCAATCCAACTCAACCAAAATCCCAAAATCTTATCCCATTATTGGTTCCTATTTCTCAATCTTAGCAAACAAAAAACGTAGAATTCAATGGACTTCCGATGTCATTCAATCCACGTCTAATCTTACTTTCACTCTCATTCGCCCATTCGGTTTTCGCCAAATATTCACGGCTAATCCATCCAATGTTCAACACATCCTCAAAACTCATTTTCATATTTACCAAAAAGGTgatatatttaaaactaatatGGCTGATTTTCTTGGCGATG GTATTTTCAACGTGGATGGTGATATTTGGAAGTACCAAAGACAAGTTGCTAGCCATGAATTCAACACTAGATCTCTACGTAAATTCGTTGAAACTGTTGTTGTTTCAGAACTAATCGAACGGCTGATTCCACTTCTAGTTACTGCTGCTGAAGAAAAAAAAGTTCTTGATTTTCAAGATGTGTTAAAAAGGTTTGCTTTTGATAACATCTGTAAAATTGCTTTTGGTTATGATCCTGCTTATCTGTTACCATCTCTCCCTCAAGCGAAATTCGCAGTTGCTTTCGAAGACTCTGTTAGATTCAGCAGTGAAAGATTCAATGCTATTTTCCCCTTTCTCTGGAAATTTAAGCGAAAGTTCAATATTGGAAGTGAGAAGAAATTCAGAATTGCTGTGGATGAAGTTCGTCAATTTGCAAAACAACTcgttaaagaaaaacaaagagaacTCAACGAAAAATCATCGTTGGATTCAATTGATCTGTTATCAAGATTCTTGAGCGTTGGCTATAAGGACGAGGAATTTATCACAGATATTGTTATAAGTTTTATATTAGCTGGCCGGGACACAACTTCAGCTGTTTTAACATGGTTCTTTTGGTTGCTTTCCGAACATCCAGAAGTAGAAAATGATATCTTGAATGAAATTAAAGCGAAATCCGAAAGTCCAGCGTATGATGAAGTGAAAGATATGATGTACACACATGCTTCACTTTGTGAAAGCATGCGATTTTATCCGCCAGTTCCGATGGATACTAAAGCAGCTACAGAGGACAACGTTTTACCAGATGGCACATTTGTTAAAAAAGGGACAAGGGTAACTTACCACCCCTATGCAATGGGAAGAGTAGAGAAAATATGGGGAAAAGATTGGGCAAATTTCAGACCAGAAAGGTGGTTAGATAAGGATGAAGCGACGGGAAATTGGACATTTGTGGCTAAGGACATGTATACATATCCCGTGTTTCAGGCAGGGCCAAGAATATGTTTAGGAAAAGAAATGGCATTTTTGCAAATGAAGAGGGTGGTGGCTGGTGTTTTACGTCGGTTCAAGGTGATTCCGATGGCGGAAAAAGGGGTGGAACCGGTGTTTGTTTCATACATAACTGCAAAAATGGAAGGTGGTTTCCCTGTGACAGTTGAAGAAAGGAAGCACACAGATTCTTGA